Proteins co-encoded in one Conger conger chromosome 4, fConCon1.1, whole genome shotgun sequence genomic window:
- the nrl gene encoding neural retina-specific leucine zipper protein, which translates to MSSPSLPLPSLPPSPLAMEYLNDFDLLKFEVKPDTPPLLTPCPFPKSGAQDPSSPSYLSQATQDSSVGSTPYNSLPPSPTPSEAQHPPSSSSSSCTLSLSSSCSSLSLPLSVPGAYPSSLSSGSHGNPGASPAPGAAGHAPGPTPASLEDLIWLAALQQQFGGGECGAGPVSVLGGVGGAAERERGPGGAFLGCEDAVEALLNSAAAAVSSQFPMLTQSSGVSLQDSGSDSGGDSCPKNSDPCHRTPLLFLPPGSSPSSLPNSTGSAPYPQPPSPQSRLHHHHHHHPHLPLHGHHHHHHHHHHLQLSQGGLEDRFSDEQLVGLSVRELNRHLRGVSKDEVVRLKQKRRTLKNRGYAQSCRYKRLQHRHTLEAQKHVLTQQLEQLQCEFARVLRERDTYKSRYEKLVSANEAPPTLANRPPSPPDYFL; encoded by the exons atgtcctctccctctctccctctcccctccctgccaCCGAGCCCGTTGGCCATGGAGTACCTGAACGATTTCGACCTGCTCAAATTTGAGGTGAAGCCAGACACCCCTCCTCTGCTGACGCCCTGTCCGTTCCCCAAAAGCGGCGCCCAGGACCCCTCCAGCCCCTCGTACCTCAGCCAGGCCACCCAGGACTCCAGCGTGGGCTCCACCCCCTACAACTCCCTGCCCCCGTCCCCCACGCCCAGCGAGGCCCAGcaccctccttcctcctcctcttcctcctgcacgctctccctctcctcctcctgctcgtctctctccctcccgctctccgtCCCGGGCGCCTACCCATCCAGCCTGAGCTCCGGTTCCCACGGCAACCCCGGCgccagccccgcccccggcgcggctggccacgcccccggccCCACCCCCGCCTCGCTGGAGGACCTGATCTGGCTGGCCGCGCTGCAGCAGCAGTTCGGGGGGGGCGAGTGCGGGGCGGGGCCGGTCTCCGtgctggggggggtgggcggggccgcggagagagagaggggtcccGGGGGGGCCTTCCTGGGGTGTGAGGATGCAGTGGAGGCACTGCTCAATTCTGCAGCCGCTGCAGTCAGCTCACAG ttccccATGTTGACTCAGAGCTCCGGTGTGAGCCTGCAGGACTCCggcagtgacagtggaggtgacTCCTGCCCCAAAAACTCTGACCCCTGCCACCgcacccccctcctcttcctgccacctggctcctccccctcctccctccccaacAGCACAGGCTCCGCCccttacccacaaccccccagcccccagagCCGACtacaccatcatcaccatcaccacccccacctccctctgcatggtcatcatcatcatcatcaccatcatcaccacctgCAGCTCAGCCAG GGCGGGCTGGAGGACCGCTTCTCGGACGAGCAGCTGGTGGGGCTGTCGGTGCGGGAGCTGAACCGGCACCTGCGCGGCGTGAGTAAGGACGAGGTGGTGCGTCTGAAGCAGAAGCGCCGCACGCTGAAGAACCGCGGCTACGCCCAGTCCTGCCGCTACAAGCGCCTGCAGCACCGCCACACGCTGGAGGCCCAGAAGCACGTCCTCACCCAGCAG ttggaGCAGTTGCAGTGTGAGTTCGCTCGTGTTCTGAGAGAAAGGGACACCTACAAATCTCGCTACGAGAAGCTCGTTAGCGCTAACGAAGCTCCGCCCACACTCGCCAACCGCCCCCCCTCGCCTCCCGACTACTTCCTGTGA